A DNA window from Xanthomonas campestris pv. campestris str. ATCC 33913 contains the following coding sequences:
- a CDS encoding LysM peptidoglycan-binding domain-containing protein: protein MNVDKKADFSNVTSTVDSTAEVVPSPDFSNVRSSVESTAQIIGDESVTVQAGDSLSVIAKRHYGDGNSWPRIFEANRDTLKDPDTIFPGQVLRLPPKA, encoded by the coding sequence ATGAATGTCGACAAGAAAGCAGATTTTTCCAATGTCACGTCCACGGTCGACAGCACCGCGGAGGTCGTGCCATCGCCGGATTTTTCCAATGTACGTTCCAGCGTGGAAAGCACCGCGCAAATCATCGGCGACGAGTCGGTGACCGTGCAGGCAGGCGACAGCCTGTCGGTGATCGCCAAGCGCCATTACGGCGACGGCAACTCGTGGCCACGCATCTTCGAAGCCAACCGCGACACGCTGAAAGATCCCGACACGATTTTTCCGGGCCAGGTGTTGCGTTTACCGCCGAAAGCGTAG
- the queF gene encoding NADPH-dependent 7-cyano-7-deazaguanine reductase QueF (Catalyzes the NADPH-dependent reduction of 7-cyano-7-deazaguanine (preQ0) to 7-aminomethyl-7-deazaguanine (preQ1) in queuosine biosynthesis), giving the protein MNTPEDSSLGREVAYPSGYDPSLLFPIPRAAGRAAIGLRGALPFVGRDRWHAYELSWLDAHGKPCVATATLHVPCESPALIESKSLKLYLNSLNATRFNSAEAVRARIATDLSTRAGADVSVEFGLPPIDAVGEGESIDALDIAIDDYGPPKADYLATHAGTVVEEVLASALLKSNCPVTGQPDWASVTLRYRGAPIDREGLLRYLVSFRDHADFHEQCVERIFQDLLVRCAPQWLVVEARYTRRGGLDINPVRTSPQMPTPLSIFRDLRQ; this is encoded by the coding sequence ATGAATACCCCAGAAGACTCTTCCCTCGGTCGCGAAGTCGCCTACCCGAGCGGCTACGACCCGTCACTGCTGTTTCCGATCCCGCGTGCAGCCGGGCGCGCGGCCATCGGCCTGCGCGGAGCGCTGCCATTTGTCGGCCGCGATCGCTGGCATGCCTACGAACTGAGCTGGCTGGATGCGCACGGCAAACCATGCGTGGCCACCGCCACCTTGCACGTGCCGTGCGAGTCGCCGGCGTTGATCGAATCCAAGTCGCTCAAGCTGTATCTGAACTCGCTCAACGCCACCCGCTTCAACAGCGCCGAAGCCGTACGTGCACGCATCGCCACCGATCTGTCCACACGTGCCGGTGCCGATGTGTCGGTGGAATTCGGATTGCCGCCGATCGATGCGGTGGGCGAGGGCGAATCGATCGACGCACTGGACATCGCCATCGACGATTACGGCCCGCCCAAGGCCGACTATCTGGCCACCCATGCAGGCACGGTGGTGGAGGAAGTGCTGGCCTCTGCATTGCTCAAGTCCAACTGCCCGGTCACCGGGCAACCGGATTGGGCCAGCGTCACGCTGCGCTACCGCGGCGCGCCGATCGATCGCGAAGGATTGCTGCGTTATCTGGTCAGCTTCCGCGACCACGCCGATTTCCACGAACAATGCGTGGAGCGCATTTTTCAGGACCTGCTGGTGCGTTGCGCGCCGCAATGGTTGGTGGTGGAAGCACGCTATACCCGCCGTGGCGGACTCGACATCAATCCGGTGCGCACCTCGCCGCAGATGCCCACGCCGCTATCGATCTTCCGCGATCTGCGCCAGTAA
- a CDS encoding M20 family metallopeptidase: protein MRHRLLSSALLLALPTLAAAQAAPRPEVQAAAAPLQAKVVQWRRDFHQHPELSNREERTAATVAAQLRKLGLKPRTGIAHHGVVAIIKGGKPGPKIALRADMDALPVTEQTGLPFASKATSQYRGETVGVMHACGHDAHTAILLGVAEALVGMREQLPGEVMLIFQPSEEGAPGNEEGGASLMLKEGLFADFKPQAVFGLHVFSSVQAGKIAVRGGPLMAASDRFAIKMIGRQTHGSAPWNGIDPIVASADMIGTAQTVVSRRANLSKQPAVVSFGAIKGGIRYNIIPDDVEMVGTIRTFDEGMRQQIFADLKTVAEHTAAAHGAKVEAQVPDQDGNPATVNDPALTAKMLPSLQAVVGADNVYEPPLQMGAEDFSFYAQQVPSMFFFVGSTAKGIDPATAPSNHSPQFLLDESALDVGLRALLQVSLDYLQQG, encoded by the coding sequence ATGCGCCATCGCCTGCTCAGCAGCGCCCTGCTGCTTGCCCTGCCCACGCTTGCCGCCGCCCAGGCCGCGCCCCGGCCCGAAGTCCAGGCGGCTGCGGCGCCCTTGCAGGCCAAGGTGGTGCAGTGGCGCCGCGACTTCCACCAGCACCCGGAGTTGTCCAACCGCGAGGAGCGCACCGCCGCCACCGTGGCCGCGCAGTTGCGCAAGCTGGGCCTGAAGCCGCGCACCGGCATCGCCCATCACGGCGTGGTGGCCATCATCAAGGGCGGCAAGCCCGGCCCGAAGATCGCCCTGCGCGCGGACATGGACGCGCTGCCGGTGACCGAACAGACCGGTCTGCCGTTCGCCTCCAAGGCCACCTCTCAATACCGCGGCGAGACCGTGGGGGTGATGCACGCCTGCGGCCACGACGCCCACACCGCCATCCTGCTCGGCGTGGCCGAGGCCCTGGTCGGCATGCGCGAACAGTTGCCGGGCGAGGTGATGCTGATCTTCCAACCCTCCGAGGAAGGCGCGCCGGGCAATGAAGAAGGCGGCGCCTCGTTGATGCTCAAAGAAGGCCTGTTTGCCGACTTCAAGCCGCAGGCGGTGTTTGGCCTGCACGTGTTCTCCAGCGTGCAGGCCGGCAAGATCGCGGTGCGCGGCGGCCCGCTGATGGCGGCCTCGGACCGGTTTGCGATCAAGATGATCGGCCGCCAGACCCACGGCTCGGCACCGTGGAACGGCATCGACCCGATCGTGGCCAGCGCCGACATGATCGGCACCGCGCAGACCGTGGTCAGCCGCCGCGCCAATCTGTCCAAGCAGCCGGCGGTGGTCAGCTTCGGCGCGATCAAGGGCGGTATCCGCTACAACATCATCCCCGACGACGTGGAGATGGTGGGCACCATCCGCACCTTCGACGAAGGCATGCGCCAGCAGATCTTTGCCGACCTCAAGACCGTGGCCGAACACACCGCCGCCGCGCATGGCGCCAAGGTCGAGGCGCAGGTGCCCGACCAGGACGGCAACCCGGCCACCGTCAACGACCCGGCCCTGACGGCCAAGATGCTACCCAGCCTGCAGGCCGTGGTGGGCGCAGACAACGTCTACGAGCCGCCGTTGCAGATGGGCGCGGAAGATTTCTCGTTCTACGCCCAGCAGGTACCGTCGATGTTCTTCTTCGTCGGCTCCACCGCCAAGGGCATCGACCCGGCCACCGCGCCCAGCAACCACTCGCCGCAGTTCCTGCTGGACGAATCGGCGCTGGATGTCGGCCTGCGTGCGCTGTTGCAGGTGTCGCTGGATTATCTGCAGCAGGGCTGA